The following proteins are encoded in a genomic region of Jaculus jaculus isolate mJacJac1 chromosome 13, mJacJac1.mat.Y.cur, whole genome shotgun sequence:
- the LOC101612201 gene encoding transmembrane emp24 domain-containing protein 10, which translates to MSGSCGPLSWRGRGPLALVCLFLLVPSSVLAISFHLPINSRKCLREEIHKDLLVTGAYEITDQSGGAGGLRTHLKITDSAGHILYSKEDASKGKFAFTTEDYDMFEVCFESKGTGRIPEQLVILDMKHGVEAKNYEEIAKVEKLKPLEVELRRLEDLSESIVNDFAYMKKREEEMREQTPEYCTSASSQCSASLD; encoded by the coding sequence ATGTCTGGTTCATGCGGCCCACTCTCCTGGCGTGGCCGTGGCCCGTTGGCGTTGGTGTGTCTGTTCCTGCTCGTCCCCAGCTCGGTCCTGGCCATCTCCTTCCACCTGCCCATTAACTCTCGCAAGTGTCTGCGCGAGGAGATCCACAAGGACCTGCTGGTCACCGGCGCCTACGAGATCACCGACCAGTCCGGGGGCGCCGGCGGCCTGCGCACCCACCTCAAGATCACAGATTCTGCTGGGCACATTCTATACTCCAAAGAGGATGCATCCAAAGGGAAGTTTGCCTTTACGACGGAAGATTATGATATGTTTGAAGTGTGTTTTGAGAGCAAGGGAACAGGGCGGATACCTGAGCAACTCGTGATTCTAGACATGAAACACGGAGTGGAGGCAAAAAATTATGAAGAGATTGCAAAAGTCGAGAAACTCAAGCCATTAGAGGTGGAGCTTCGACGCCTGGAAGACCTTTCAGAATCCATTGTTAATGATTTTGCCTATATGAAGAAGCGGGAGGAGGAGATGCGGGAACAAACACCCGAGTACTGTACTTCAGCATCTTCTCAATGTTCTGCCTCATTGGACTAG